AATATAAACACGATTTACCTATATTTACACATACGATTCAATCTCACAAGAAACTCTACAGTAATTAAGTCAATACACATTGTCGGTAAatgatagtggccccgattcctggacacaccgcctaattttattttaagttatatccgtcattttcatatccgtcgaaaaggaaagggacggatgattcacagctcttaattttaggaagaatgagtaaatttatGTGTCGgtttattgactgatgtaaaatttttagacggttggtttagatttgtgcttaaaattgacgtgtgttccataaattttatgcttgtcgattacccgtccctttccttttcggcggataagaaaatgacagatataacttaaaataaaattagatggtatttacaggaattagcaccaatgtctgtgcgattttgaatataattatgtaagtaagtaactgaATGAATAAGGTCTCTCAGTTTTCACATGATTGAACTCTGTGAttgtataacatacatacataagctcacgatctcGACTATATCCGaatggtagtcagaggtacagtcatgagcaatataatgtacccacttcaggactctgtcgcactaacatatttgacatttagtgagacttccagtgtaatttgtcaaaaagcatcatgtgacatggtaccaaagtgtatgcatattgatgctcgtgaccgtacatccatcgcaagatgaactaagtatcataCTTCACAGCCTTCTGTCAGAAGTCAGTCAGAAGAAAATGACGTGGTGGGATAGCACaaagataaacataacaaatacttatagCTTAATGGAATTACTCAGTGCAGGCGTGCTCCATATAAAAGAGACAAAAGATTTTTCTAAACCGACAAAACAGGTCAGGTCAGATGAAAGACAtcagcggccttattgctaattagcaatttcttccagtcaACCGGGTAAATACGTTCCATGAATAAACTTAGATATTTCATGCTGTTTAATAATACGTCGATGAACATCTCTTGTTGTTATACAAACTTTATGCACATGACTGGAGAGgcgaaaattatttattttctcattattctaCATAAAAACACATTGCGTGATTTGTATTGACATGACGACATCCCTGAGAGTAGCAATCGTCACCTGATAGCAGCCAGAGTGTCGGTGACCTCCACAGTGCCCAGAGCCTTGTTGATGGCAAACAGAGCCTCCACGCCCATAACTCCGGACCCTCGCACGTCTATGGACGCCGAGATGAAACTCCGGTTTGTCGCTAAGTACGTAGTGTAGTACTCTGAAAAGGATAAATTAGAAGagttaaatattattacggatgttacttattgaataaacgataacaaaacatatcttaataaaaatattatgtactaatttatttatttatgtataaaaggtacaccaacagcttatataataaaacattaaataatataaaagttacatcaggaattggACTGTTATATAAAAGCCAATTATATTGCAATGTAAGACAACGGAATCGTTTAGGTAGACAACTAacttatacaaatataattgtacagataatttaaaaaattgaaCTTGAATTTATGCTGGaggataataatataaatatttataaattatatcttTATGCTGCCCAAGCGAATTGAAAAATAAGTCAATATTACTAATTGCAGATTTAAGGGTATTTCATGTGAacaatttttttcaaattggaTTTGGAAAAAACTGATTATCCACAGCAAATGTTATGATGACTCACTGACGACTACTCCTTACTTCAGACAGGCAGCTGAGCAAGACTAATGGCTTAACATGTTTTGTGAACcacagaatcatcttatatTCGAATAATCAGTTTACTCAGCCTGCAATTTCCTCACCAATGTAACAATCGATAAAATTTTAATCTACTGTTGAATAGAAAATAGTCGACCGGCCctatctcgactgatacatcactataggAATGAACATCACAAGACTAGGTTCTGTACCTTGACAGATTTATTTCGTACCGCGCAtagaagctattgtaaaatgttatctaagtATATTGAAACATACTCGACATCAGTAATTGTACTAAACTAGTCGTTCTGTctaatagtacctacctaaatcatAATTGTCCTTAACTCTGGTGGTACCAGGGCCCGAGTACACTCTCACTACCATGGGATACTTCTCATTCTTCTTCACCTCTGGCGGTAGTAGCAGCTTGATATGCGCCACCAGGTCATCTCCCAGAGGGATCTTGTTGAACAGAACCATCGGCAACTCGTATTGCGACAGTTTGTCCGTCAGACGTTTATTCTCTTTGACTAGTTTTAAGGTGTCTGTCTATAAATAGAAGGTATAAAAATTAGGTTGTTTTGCAATGTTATCCTAGTTACTAGTACCTATCTGTAGTTACTTCAAATCATTTTTATGGGTAGCTTCATCTAAAACTTGATGCAATAGAAGGTTGGTGATACATGCTTTAtgcaaaagacatcaacggaaGCACTTTTGTTATTCGTAGTATGCGCAGTTGTTGTCTTGAGCATTTGatcttgaaaataataaagaagtaAAATTTGTGACGGCGTTAGGTATAGGAAATAATCTCTGGAACTAGATACTGAATCGAAAGTCAAGTCTGAAAATTTGTTAAACATAAAGAGATATTCGACTTTTATCAATACCAAATATACTTCAAGACCATTTAggaacatattttttaatagataacTTACCCGAGAATTGTATAGATATGTTTTCGGTGGGATATTAGTCGTACTGCATGATACGACTGCATAGCTGGCGCTAGGAGACATCATTGCTGAGACGTGGTGGCAGATCGGCTCCCGACACGTCACACACCTGGCCGTCCCCCTCTGCCACACCCACAGCTGCCTCTGCCAGGGCACCTCTGTAGGAGCCACGATAGTAAACAGAGCATCCGCTTCTCTATTCCACCCAACAATCTCCGTAATTGTCGAATTAGTAGCAGTCAAATCATCAGTAACTTGACTTGGGAAGTCAAACCGAGTAGCATGCAAGAACCTCTTCTCTCCTAAGTACTGGGGCTCAATCTCAACCATTTGCGTTCCAGTTTTGTCGAATAGGGGTTCACTGATGTCGATCCACCCGTTGGCTTCGGTTCTTTGCTTGACGATGCTGCATTTGTCGTTGAGCAGTTCGCAGTTGACTAGGATGCTAATGCTCTGTCTTCTATTCAGCCAGAGGACTATAAGACTCTCGTCTGAGGCCCAGTTGACTCTGCCCAATACATGGTCAAGTCCTACTATGTCAACAGGGGCAGGTATGTTCCACGCAGCAGTAGTCGGGTCGTTCGGTTTAAACACCCGCAGTCCTACTACTGGATTTTCGCGACCTGACTGACAGTAAAAAAAGTTGATTGACACATCTCAATATATCATAGAATACAAGTAGAAGTAGATAGATAAAGTAACTAACAAACGGATTCATTAGTAATGCAACGCGCCtgtgacaaataaataaatacctaaataaacaaataaataatgctgtaagttccccaaataaaataaatatagctCCAAAAACGGTTAGCACGTAATattaaatataggtaagtacttcacTTGTTTTTGTCAAGGACGGGAATTGGGTggaactaggttcaagataaattatgaaattctgattactaaataaagactaacgaaaagatgtaaaactaacgaaaaacattttcttttttctatttaatttatttatgacatttaatcacgaaaaacgtaataataagtccgaaattttatcacgtttgtctatacCGCCACAGTGtggtttttcatataaattccatagtaatttcgtgttttgatgtttagtaaaaagtaactgatttcaaaTGAAGAAGATATACAAATTCTATGAGTTATTCTACTTGGATAAAGACTAAAGATAATAGAGCAAAACCAATGTTACCAACCTTGGGATACTTGAAGCGAACTTCGTGAGGGTATTGGAAGTTGATGTCAGCTGGATGACCGTAGAAGGGGTAGACTGCTGACTCAACGTTGGTATCATTGAAGGAGGCAACTGCGAGGTAAGCCCCACTTGGTGAGAACCATAATGCTTCAGCGCCGTTGAATACCTCCTC
This portion of the Pectinophora gossypiella chromosome 1, ilPecGoss1.1, whole genome shotgun sequence genome encodes:
- the LOC126371411 gene encoding venom dipeptidyl peptidase 4 — translated: MRALVAIVVALLGTHTESSPFPTKLQTFALEEVIPLRPEFYPERLAVQWVSDHEYIYSEPSIGIRKYDADSNTYVTILDVVDLFNLKQYSVSSFSKNGKYLLLTSNKRKVYRYSSIADYSVYNLENKTITNIASGPLQTVVWGGGNSLAYVQNNNVFYVPDCSRPDIITPLTNEGIPGEVYYGVPDWIYEEEVFNGAEALWFSPSGAYLAVASFNDTNVESAVYPFYGHPADINFQYPHEVRFKYPKSGRENPVVGLRVFKPNDPTTAAWNIPAPVDIVGLDHVLGRVNWASDESLIVLWLNRRQSISILVNCELLNDKCSIVKQRTEANGWIDISEPLFDKTGTQMVEIEPQYLGEKRFLHATRFDFPSQVTDDLTATNSTITEIVGWNREADALFTIVAPTEVPWQRQLWVWQRGTARCVTCREPICHHVSAMMSPSASYAVVSCSTTNIPPKTYLYNSRTDTLKLVKENKRLTDKLSQYELPMVLFNKIPLGDDLVAHIKLLLPPEVKKNEKYPMVVRVYSGPGTTRVKDNYDLEYYTTYLATNRSFISASIDVRGSGVMGVEALFAINKALGTVEVTDTLAAIRQLLNMYSFIDPNRVGVWGWSYGGFATTMMLILDDKKTIACGAAVAPVTSWLYYDSIYTERYMDTPVENAIGYQRSDLMASAEKLRGRKFLLVHGTGDDNVHYQHSLQLAKVLQRADIAFEQMSYTDETHSLLGVSRHFYHTLDHFWTECFNS